The following coding sequences lie in one Halomonas sp. 'Soap Lake #6' genomic window:
- a CDS encoding SCO family protein, whose translation MQRRDVALLSIGSLVLLLTLAVFFAVFGRQAANPPLAEMGGQFQLVDTEGTVVTQDDLIGKPTLLFFGFTYCPDVCPTTLFNLTRLIQQLGSQADQFNYLFVSLDWERDGPEQLARYTSVFDERIRGLSGNEAQINAIADAYRVQYERVPMGQGDYTISHTAATYLLDREGRVVGTLVYGFDLDEAQASLEQLLPSS comes from the coding sequence ATGCAGCGCCGCGACGTTGCCCTGCTTTCCATCGGCTCGTTAGTGCTGTTGCTAACGCTGGCGGTGTTTTTTGCGGTGTTTGGCCGACAGGCCGCCAACCCGCCGCTGGCTGAGATGGGTGGTCAATTTCAGTTGGTTGATACTGAAGGTACGGTCGTTACGCAAGATGATCTGATCGGGAAGCCAACCCTGCTGTTTTTTGGCTTTACCTACTGCCCAGATGTTTGCCCAACCACGCTGTTCAATCTCACACGTTTGATCCAGCAGTTGGGCAGTCAGGCCGACCAGTTCAATTATCTCTTTGTTTCCCTGGACTGGGAGCGCGACGGCCCAGAACAGCTGGCGCGTTACACCTCGGTATTCGATGAGCGAATTCGTGGCCTATCAGGCAACGAGGCACAAATTAACGCTATTGCCGACGCATATCGGGTGCAATACGAGCGTGTGCCTATGGGGCAAGGCGATTACACCATCAGCCATACTGCTGCCACCTATCTATTGGATCGTGAAGGCCGTGTCGTGGGCACTTTGGTCTATGGCTTCGACCTGGATGAGGCTCAGGCATCACTGGAGCAGCTACTGCCATCCTCATGA
- a CDS encoding ABC transporter ATP-binding protein produces the protein MLKMFIQLLGKDLALFRRYVWMALIYGVLCSLTVTVLVPILTQLLSGNLPATVPWLVVLLIGIATCWGLRRYVEQAGVRVGIAVLQGGRHRLGEHVARLPVGWFTPSNTARLSHVATQGMMAVAQLPAHVFTPVITGVVAPVIIIIALFLLHGPLGLTALVALPLLAGVFFLTTKLARRADNAFQRHFADTSQRVVEFAQAQSVLRAFSGDSGSTRFLEQAVEKQHRSGVKLACLSALSAMLNAWAVQAVFAVLLVVAMLWMNIHLGGTLTEENIIGATIALLLVSRFIDPLLEVANYGEVLRSARGQLDEIHHIFAATPLPEPSAPRSPCSAAIELRDVHFRYAPSEPAVLNSVSLYIAPGSMTALIGESGSGKTTLARLIARFFDVERGSILIGDVDVRQMSSVQLASQISQIFQDNYLFTGSIADNIRIGKADASDAEMTEAAHQAGVSEIIERLPQGIDTPVGEGGARLSGGERQRIAIARALIKNAPILLVDEATAALDAENQAAIAEVLARLRGHRTILVIAHQLSTVAMADQIVVLDGGQIVEQGSPEQLRASQGRYAQFLSQRQAAKGWRITQDDADGACS, from the coding sequence ATGCTGAAGATGTTTATTCAACTACTAGGCAAAGATCTGGCTCTTTTCCGTCGCTACGTATGGATGGCCCTCATCTATGGTGTTCTTTGCAGCCTGACAGTTACCGTACTTGTGCCGATTCTCACCCAATTGCTGAGCGGTAACTTGCCCGCAACAGTGCCATGGTTAGTCGTACTACTGATTGGTATCGCCACCTGCTGGGGTTTACGCCGGTACGTGGAACAAGCGGGGGTACGTGTAGGCATTGCCGTACTTCAGGGCGGGCGCCACCGGTTAGGTGAGCATGTGGCGCGTCTGCCCGTGGGCTGGTTTACACCATCGAATACCGCACGTCTTAGCCACGTTGCCACCCAGGGCATGATGGCCGTGGCCCAGCTTCCAGCACACGTGTTCACACCGGTTATTACCGGCGTAGTGGCACCGGTGATCATTATTATCGCCTTATTCTTGTTACATGGGCCTCTAGGTTTGACGGCGTTGGTGGCGCTGCCGCTACTGGCGGGTGTTTTCTTTCTCACGACAAAGCTTGCACGGCGTGCTGACAATGCCTTCCAACGGCACTTTGCTGATACCAGCCAGCGTGTGGTCGAATTTGCTCAAGCCCAGTCCGTATTGCGCGCTTTTAGTGGTGACAGTGGCAGTACACGTTTTCTTGAACAAGCGGTCGAAAAACAGCACCGCTCGGGAGTTAAGCTGGCCTGCCTTTCGGCGCTGTCGGCGATGCTCAATGCCTGGGCGGTACAGGCTGTGTTCGCTGTATTGCTGGTCGTAGCAATGCTCTGGATGAATATTCACCTGGGCGGCACGCTAACAGAAGAAAACATCATTGGCGCCACTATCGCGCTGCTGCTGGTTAGTCGGTTCATCGACCCGCTGTTGGAAGTCGCTAATTATGGCGAAGTCTTACGCAGCGCACGTGGCCAACTTGATGAAATACATCACATATTCGCAGCTACCCCCCTACCTGAACCCAGCGCACCACGCTCACCCTGCAGTGCTGCGATTGAACTGCGTGACGTGCATTTCCGCTACGCACCAAGTGAACCAGCGGTACTAAACAGCGTGAGCCTGTATATCGCCCCCGGCAGCATGACAGCACTTATTGGCGAATCAGGCTCAGGAAAGACCACGCTGGCACGGCTGATCGCACGTTTTTTCGATGTAGAGCGGGGCAGCATTTTAATTGGTGACGTGGATGTACGGCAGATGTCCAGCGTTCAGCTAGCCAGTCAGATCAGTCAGATATTCCAGGATAACTATCTGTTTACTGGCAGTATTGCCGACAACATTCGGATCGGTAAAGCTGATGCTAGCGACGCCGAGATGACAGAGGCAGCGCATCAGGCTGGCGTGTCTGAAATTATCGAGCGCCTGCCTCAAGGCATTGACACCCCGGTTGGCGAAGGAGGCGCCCGCCTTTCCGGCGGCGAACGCCAGCGTATCGCTATCGCTCGGGCACTAATTAAAAATGCGCCCATCCTGCTGGTAGATGAAGCGACTGCCGCGCTGGATGCGGAGAATCAGGCAGCCATTGCCGAGGTGCTTGCACGGCTGCGTGGCCACCGCACGATCTTAGTGATCGCACATCAGCTTTCCACAGTGGCAATGGCAGATCAGATAGTCGTGCTTGATGGTGGCCAAATCGTTGAGCAGGGTTCACCCGAGCAGTTGCGTGCCAGCCAGGGGCGCTACGCACAATTTCTTAGCCAGCGACAAGCCGCGAAGGGGTGGCGTATCACGCAGGATGACGCTGATGGAGCGTGCTCCTGA
- a CDS encoding copper chaperone PCu(A)C translates to MLMLRSALLSTLLLMSSALYAHHDGTHHELSDGEAPAIEVTQPWIRATPPGAGAGGGFITLTNHGNADDTLIGATTSITDRVELHTMEMDGDVMRMAPLPGGIEIPAGESVTLAPGGLHLMFMELSSPIVEGQPIPITLEFQYAESIVAELQVVPVGASPESVGSHADHHADHHKEHHEEHGHMAH, encoded by the coding sequence ATGTTAATGCTGCGTAGTGCACTGCTATCCACCCTTTTATTGATGAGTTCAGCGCTGTATGCCCACCATGATGGTACACACCATGAGCTGTCGGACGGCGAAGCCCCGGCCATTGAAGTAACGCAGCCCTGGATCCGTGCTACGCCGCCGGGCGCAGGTGCGGGCGGTGGTTTTATCACCCTCACTAACCATGGCAATGCTGACGACACCCTGATAGGGGCGACGACATCCATCACCGACCGCGTTGAGCTTCACACCATGGAAATGGACGGCGATGTCATGCGCATGGCGCCGTTGCCCGGTGGTATCGAAATTCCTGCAGGTGAGTCGGTGACATTGGCACCAGGTGGCCTGCACCTAATGTTTATGGAGCTTTCTTCACCCATTGTTGAGGGGCAGCCAATTCCCATAACGCTTGAATTCCAATACGCGGAGAGTATTGTGGCCGAACTTCAGGTGGTGCCAGTTGGAGCTTCGCCTGAAAGCGTAGGCTCTCACGCCGACCATCACGCTGACCATCATAAAGAGCACCATGAAGAGCACGGGCATATGGCGCACTAA
- a CDS encoding iron ABC transporter ATP-binding protein has protein sequence MITVKNLHKTYGNSSVVSNVNVHFPAQQLTSLIGPNGAGKTTLLMMIARLLTPTQGEIFLENRSVSDIRTSEYAKRVATLRQAPEFNLRLTVEELVAFGRFPYSRGALTSKDRWVIDEAIAFLSLAPLRKAYLDELSGGQRQMAYLAMTIAQQTNCLLLDEPLNNLDIKHAVQIMRALRRLCDEHGRTVILVVHDINFAANYSDHIVAMKGGEVHCVGAVTEVVTAPQLRELYGLNFEVTHNEHGCLCNYFTPSEALE, from the coding sequence ATGATCACCGTAAAAAACCTGCATAAAACCTATGGAAACAGCAGTGTTGTTTCCAATGTAAATGTCCACTTTCCGGCACAGCAACTGACATCGCTTATTGGCCCCAATGGGGCAGGCAAAACGACGCTGCTAATGATGATCGCACGTCTGCTAACACCGACCCAGGGTGAGATTTTCCTTGAAAACCGGAGCGTCTCAGATATCCGCACCAGCGAGTATGCCAAGCGTGTAGCCACCTTGCGTCAGGCGCCCGAGTTTAATCTGCGCTTGACGGTCGAGGAGCTTGTTGCTTTTGGGCGCTTCCCCTACAGCCGTGGCGCACTAACAAGTAAAGACCGCTGGGTGATTGATGAAGCTATCGCGTTTCTATCGTTGGCACCACTACGCAAAGCCTACCTTGATGAGCTTAGCGGTGGTCAGCGCCAGATGGCTTACCTAGCCATGACCATCGCTCAGCAGACGAATTGCCTGCTGTTGGATGAGCCGCTGAACAATCTCGATATAAAGCATGCCGTCCAGATCATGCGTGCGCTTCGCCGCCTCTGCGACGAGCACGGGCGCACCGTCATTCTGGTCGTTCATGACATCAACTTTGCCGCTAACTACTCGGATCACATCGTCGCCATGAAAGGGGGAGAGGTTCATTGCGTTGGTGCCGTTACGGAGGTCGTGACTGCACCACAGTTACGTGAACTCTACGGGCTGAATTTCGAGGTCACCCATAACGAGCACGGATGCTTATGCAACTACTTCACACCATCAGAGGCATTGGAATGA
- a CDS encoding siderophore ABC transporter substrate-binding protein — protein MSTAAQSTSDSSPTPEGFTPITVQHALGATVIEHLPQRVAALDMNEVDFLDQLDIPIVGMPKDFIPHFLSEYQDAPDIQDLGAIVHPNLERVHAARPDLILITSLQANHYNELTEIAPTIHFDVDYRNSQANHIEVIKDHLMMLGRIFNKEDIARQQVAELTSKVEETRHVTQGRPEKALVLLHNNGAFSSFGVQSRYGFIFTEFGVQPASPGVDTGLHGQPISSEFIQQANPDIIYVVDRTAVMENHSAMDAERMANPLIRQTNAWKNGRVIFVDAEAWYITAASVSSLAIIADEIIEGYQD, from the coding sequence GTGTCGACAGCTGCACAGTCGACGTCAGACAGCTCCCCGACGCCGGAAGGCTTCACGCCCATTACGGTTCAACACGCGCTAGGCGCGACCGTGATTGAGCATCTGCCGCAACGTGTAGCAGCACTCGACATGAATGAAGTCGATTTTCTCGACCAGTTGGATATCCCCATCGTTGGCATGCCGAAGGATTTTATTCCCCACTTTCTCAGCGAATACCAAGATGCCCCAGATATTCAGGACCTGGGGGCCATTGTGCACCCCAACTTGGAACGAGTGCATGCGGCCCGCCCTGATCTGATTCTGATCACCTCACTACAGGCGAACCACTATAACGAGTTGACCGAGATAGCCCCGACAATCCATTTCGATGTGGATTACCGCAATAGTCAGGCCAACCACATAGAGGTCATCAAAGATCACCTCATGATGCTGGGGAGAATTTTCAATAAAGAAGATATTGCGCGTCAGCAAGTCGCTGAGCTAACTAGCAAAGTTGAGGAAACCAGACACGTCACCCAAGGCCGCCCTGAGAAAGCGCTTGTCCTGCTGCACAACAACGGTGCTTTCAGTTCCTTTGGCGTGCAGTCCCGCTACGGCTTCATCTTCACTGAATTCGGCGTGCAGCCTGCTAGTCCAGGGGTCGACACCGGCCTGCACGGCCAGCCAATTTCCAGCGAATTCATCCAGCAGGCCAATCCCGACATCATCTATGTAGTGGACCGAACGGCCGTGATGGAGAACCACTCCGCAATGGACGCCGAGCGCATGGCTAACCCACTGATACGCCAAACCAACGCTTGGAAAAACGGCCGAGTGATCTTTGTCGATGCAGAGGCCTGGTATATCACCGCTGCCAGCGTTAGCTCTCTGGCGATTATCGCCGACGAGATTATCGAAGGTTACCAAGACTGA
- a CDS encoding TetR/AcrR family transcriptional regulator produces the protein MKAPQRPKARGRPPTITLERIADAGIEIGLPNITFVGVAAALGVSHMALYKHVASLEALKCLVAEEIFSRWKIPRACGNEPGGLKEYLFTFTTSIREFVKAHPGLTPYVIRRLAATQPMIAKIDEHQSHLALVYGISKEQARWLLATVAFHCIAVADTVYSVAGQEPVVDAAREEEEAEMEAELIQGMHALIIGALAMLKEDCLPKSEL, from the coding sequence ATGAAAGCGCCACAACGGCCTAAAGCACGTGGGCGACCCCCTACTATCACGCTTGAGCGGATCGCTGACGCGGGTATCGAAATCGGCTTACCTAACATCACTTTCGTGGGTGTTGCCGCCGCTCTGGGCGTCAGCCATATGGCGCTCTATAAGCATGTTGCCAGCCTGGAGGCACTTAAGTGCCTGGTCGCCGAGGAGATATTCAGCCGTTGGAAAATTCCACGCGCTTGCGGCAACGAGCCGGGCGGGCTGAAGGAGTATCTATTTACGTTCACAACGTCGATACGTGAGTTTGTCAAAGCGCACCCTGGGTTAACGCCGTACGTGATACGTCGGCTAGCTGCAACCCAGCCGATGATTGCCAAAATCGATGAGCATCAAAGCCACCTCGCGCTTGTCTATGGAATTTCAAAGGAGCAGGCACGCTGGCTACTTGCGACGGTGGCATTCCACTGCATCGCTGTGGCCGACACGGTATATTCGGTGGCAGGCCAAGAGCCTGTTGTGGATGCAGCCCGAGAGGAGGAAGAGGCTGAAATGGAGGCTGAGTTAATTCAGGGCATGCACGCGCTCATCATCGGCGCGCTTGCCATGCTAAAAGAAGATTGCTTGCCTAAGTCTGAGCTATGA
- a CDS encoding ABC transporter ATP-binding protein, with protein sequence MSTNTSLTQPKHPIRQVLGPIRGRLTIAALLASLGTMLTLVPLAGIAHIANILFANADTSKLMTGHIETEIWWTVIASVVCVFVGMALMFAGELTAHLADNRITHYLRLAVIQRLAQVPLGWFTSRASGEVKQAMQDDIATLHSLTAHFYTAVGRASGALLVSVIYLFALDWRMAIIALLPLPGFLLFLRRAMKSSNVNMHEFVTRLERINSTTTEFVSGIPVVKAFGVNGQAHSNYQKAVDDFAQAFDRFTRPLVASMAHAHAMVTPVTVLGLVLAVGTLFIAIGWMTPVEILPFVLVAPGICAPLLLLHTLLHDLGSAVGAAQRVLALLETPILEQPSHNQQLPSGHEIRFESVGYAYSDSHRALSSINFTLKPGTVTAIVGPSGVGKSTLAKLLLRFFDPTQGCITLGGVDLRHLETSALYRHIGFVLQEVRLIHASIRDNIALGRPSASQQEIEDAARAANIHERILALPHGYSSVVGEDVQLSGGEQQRVSIARAILLDPPVLVLDEATAATDAGNEVAIQEALSRFAQGRTLLVIAHRLDTVKHADQILVLDSGTIIEQGSHQHLLAQRGLYTRLWTLGDYATITEPKVPSC encoded by the coding sequence ATGAGTACTAATACATCTTTGACCCAACCCAAGCACCCTATCCGTCAGGTACTAGGCCCTATACGGGGACGGCTAACCATCGCCGCACTACTGGCTAGCCTTGGCACGATGCTGACACTGGTACCACTGGCAGGTATCGCCCATATCGCCAACATTCTGTTTGCTAACGCAGACACCTCAAAACTGATGACAGGACATATAGAGACCGAAATCTGGTGGACAGTCATTGCCAGTGTGGTGTGCGTCTTCGTCGGTATGGCGTTGATGTTCGCTGGCGAACTAACGGCACATTTGGCTGATAACCGTATAACTCACTACCTGCGCTTGGCAGTCATACAACGGTTAGCTCAGGTGCCGCTGGGCTGGTTTACCAGCCGAGCATCAGGCGAAGTGAAGCAGGCAATGCAAGATGATATTGCCACGCTACACAGCCTGACGGCGCACTTCTACACTGCGGTGGGGAGAGCTTCGGGGGCACTGCTGGTTTCGGTTATTTACCTTTTCGCACTCGATTGGCGGATGGCGATTATCGCGCTACTGCCGTTACCTGGGTTCTTGCTGTTCCTACGCCGAGCCATGAAATCCAGTAACGTAAACATGCATGAATTCGTTACTCGGCTGGAACGCATTAACAGCACAACCACTGAGTTTGTGAGCGGCATCCCGGTGGTCAAGGCGTTCGGTGTTAACGGCCAAGCACATAGCAACTACCAAAAGGCAGTCGATGACTTTGCCCAAGCTTTTGACCGTTTCACCCGTCCTCTAGTGGCATCGATGGCCCATGCCCATGCGATGGTGACGCCGGTAACGGTGCTGGGTCTGGTGCTGGCTGTTGGCACACTGTTCATAGCCATAGGCTGGATGACGCCAGTTGAAATACTGCCGTTTGTTCTAGTGGCGCCGGGTATCTGCGCGCCGTTACTACTACTGCATACATTACTACACGATTTGGGCAGTGCTGTTGGCGCAGCCCAGCGGGTACTGGCGCTGCTGGAAACACCCATACTGGAACAACCCAGCCATAACCAGCAGCTTCCCTCAGGTCATGAGATCCGTTTCGAGAGTGTGGGCTACGCCTATAGTGACTCGCACAGGGCGCTATCGAGCATCAACTTCACTCTTAAACCTGGGACGGTCACAGCCATCGTTGGGCCATCAGGTGTGGGCAAATCAACCTTGGCTAAGCTGCTACTGCGCTTTTTTGATCCTACGCAAGGATGCATCACGCTGGGCGGGGTAGATCTGCGCCACCTTGAGACGTCGGCACTCTACCGGCACATTGGCTTTGTACTACAGGAAGTTCGCCTGATCCACGCCAGTATCCGCGACAACATTGCATTGGGCCGCCCTTCGGCTAGCCAGCAAGAGATTGAAGATGCGGCACGCGCTGCGAACATTCACGAACGCATTCTGGCCCTGCCACACGGTTATAGCTCGGTGGTTGGTGAAGACGTACAGCTTTCTGGCGGTGAGCAACAACGTGTGAGTATTGCACGCGCCATATTGCTTGATCCCCCCGTACTCGTTCTCGATGAAGCCACAGCGGCTACAGATGCTGGCAACGAAGTAGCCATCCAGGAGGCTCTGTCACGTTTCGCACAGGGCCGCACGCTGCTGGTCATCGCCCATCGGCTCGACACGGTAAAGCACGCCGACCAAATTCTGGTGCTCGATAGCGGCACGATCATCGAACAAGGCTCCCATCAACACTTACTGGCTCAACGAGGTCTGTATACGCGGCTATGGACACTGGGCGACTACGCAACAATCACGGAGCCGAAGGTGCCGTCATGCTGA
- a CDS encoding iron chelate uptake ABC transporter family permease subunit produces the protein MPNVTRHATWIVIIILAIAFVFIRSGFDFDYVIPKRLTRLAAMMIGGVCIAWSAISFQTITGNRILTPAIMGYEAVYLLFQALLILIMGARSLAVLGTHGNFFLSILLMLTYSWAIHRWLFREGRDNVYFLLLVGLVLTMVIGTFTQFVQLKISPGEFSILMGYSQASFGKAGPSQLLYSALLVAMICLVGIKTLSTLDVLSLGREQAISLGIDYRRHVQLHLALIAALVAVSTSLLGPTAFMGIFVANTTYALARTFKHRVTLPMGSAIAIGIFILAQLLVEHIFNYKTTVGILVNLVCGAYFLTLMVRTRGTA, from the coding sequence ATGCCCAACGTTACTCGGCACGCTACCTGGATAGTGATCATCATCTTGGCGATAGCCTTTGTATTTATTCGCTCTGGCTTCGATTTTGACTATGTCATCCCTAAACGACTCACACGATTGGCCGCCATGATGATTGGCGGAGTGTGCATAGCCTGGTCGGCAATTTCATTCCAGACCATCACCGGAAACCGGATACTGACACCAGCGATCATGGGGTACGAGGCCGTCTATCTGCTGTTCCAGGCCCTTTTGATTCTGATCATGGGGGCGCGAAGCCTGGCGGTGCTCGGCACGCACGGTAACTTCTTCCTCTCTATCCTGCTGATGCTCACCTATTCATGGGCTATTCATCGTTGGCTTTTCCGAGAAGGCAGAGACAACGTGTATTTCCTGCTCCTTGTGGGGCTGGTGCTAACGATGGTAATCGGTACTTTCACTCAGTTTGTTCAGCTAAAAATCAGCCCCGGCGAGTTTTCCATTCTCATGGGCTATAGCCAAGCATCTTTCGGCAAGGCAGGGCCTAGCCAACTACTCTACTCGGCTCTCCTCGTTGCCATGATATGCCTAGTGGGTATTAAGACCCTGTCGACACTCGATGTCCTCTCGCTGGGCCGGGAGCAGGCTATTTCCCTGGGAATCGATTACCGACGGCACGTGCAGCTCCATCTCGCATTGATTGCAGCGCTTGTGGCGGTTTCAACCAGTCTGCTCGGCCCTACTGCGTTTATGGGGATATTCGTTGCCAATACCACCTATGCGCTGGCCCGAACGTTTAAACATCGGGTCACGCTCCCCATGGGTAGCGCCATTGCCATCGGTATTTTCATCCTCGCCCAGCTCTTGGTCGAACATATCTTCAACTACAAAACTACCGTCGGCATCCTCGTTAACCTGGTTTGTGGCGCTTACTTCCTCACGCTGATGGTGCGCACGCGAGGCACTGCATGA
- a CDS encoding ABC transporter permease: MRMYLRRMCLIRMHMIHMYLPGLFVILCGTSLLVGAQQITWSQLFMLSDDAWLTLTASRLPRLITVVLTGVGLAICGVILQHIVRNKFVEPATTGGLDAAKLGILVSLTLTPGISTGGRMLFALTFCFAANLIFIAIIRRIKFKNAVLIPVIGLMYGGVLSAIAEFYAYRYNILQSMQGWLLGDFSKVVQGNYEIIYLILPVVVLTYVYAHRFTVLGMGEEIATSLGVSYLATAAIGLILVAVTVSVTVITVGAIPFVGLVIPNLVALYYGDNLNRTLPAVALAGASLLLACDIFGRLLIYPFEVPIGLTAASVGGLLFLVLIVGRKK, encoded by the coding sequence ATGCGCATGTATCTAAGACGTATGTGCCTGATTCGTATGCATATGATACATATGTACCTGCCCGGTCTGTTTGTGATCCTGTGCGGCACTTCACTGCTGGTTGGCGCTCAGCAGATAACTTGGTCACAGCTGTTCATGCTGTCAGACGACGCATGGCTGACACTGACCGCCAGCCGCCTGCCACGCCTGATAACGGTAGTGTTGACGGGGGTGGGCCTAGCTATCTGTGGCGTAATCCTGCAACACATTGTGCGTAACAAATTCGTTGAGCCAGCGACCACTGGGGGGCTAGATGCAGCGAAGCTCGGTATTCTGGTCTCACTGACGCTGACACCTGGGATTAGCACTGGCGGAAGGATGCTTTTCGCACTGACCTTCTGCTTCGCGGCGAATCTGATTTTTATCGCCATCATCCGCCGCATCAAGTTCAAGAACGCCGTTCTTATTCCGGTCATTGGCCTTATGTACGGTGGCGTTCTGAGCGCCATTGCTGAGTTCTACGCCTATCGTTACAACATCCTGCAGAGCATGCAGGGCTGGCTGCTGGGAGACTTTTCCAAGGTTGTTCAGGGCAACTACGAAATCATCTACCTGATCCTGCCGGTTGTTGTGCTTACCTATGTCTATGCCCACCGTTTTACGGTGCTTGGGATGGGCGAAGAGATCGCCACTAGCCTAGGAGTAAGTTACTTAGCAACGGCGGCAATCGGTCTAATTCTTGTGGCAGTCACCGTGTCGGTCACGGTCATCACCGTTGGGGCGATCCCTTTCGTCGGGCTGGTCATCCCCAATCTGGTCGCGCTGTACTACGGCGACAACTTAAACCGGACCCTGCCCGCTGTTGCGCTGGCAGGCGCCTCTCTACTGCTAGCCTGCGACATTTTTGGTCGCCTTCTTATCTATCCCTTTGAGGTGCCCATTGGCTTGACCGCAGCCAGCGTGGGCGGCCTGCTCTTTCTGGTGCTCATCGTCGGGAGAAAAAAGTGA